The DNA segment tatatatactgacttgattaaaaaagaaaaaataatttcacttagaACATACACATCTAAGGACATAAGGACATTTATtttatcaggtataaaataatataatattgacTCAAGATATATGGGCTAAAGAGACCAAAATTCAGATCTGCTAATACACGACAGAGCAGAGGGATTCAACTGCTGAGATTATTAACTCTGAAGATGagaataaacatatccatcactcgGTAAATGGCCACTGATTAAAAATCCAAGCCAAGCACTATGCATGGTCGGTAGGTACTGTGatgtctttaaaatggagatttgaTCATCTGGCTTACCTCTTCGAAAAGCtggtaattaaaaacaaacagggtAGGCTCCAAACATTTTTGATTGGTCACTGATGGCATGTCGGTCACAAGAAGCTGCCCGCCTTAGTTAGGCAGCTaacaagttatttttaagaaaaatgagtaaGCAGTAAAGAGGCTGAAAAAAGATGCACAACTTAAGAGAATACTCAATAATTTAGGCTAACAGCTAGCCATGGGAATGTatcttaaaagacatttaaatgaatatatcAAAAGAGCCATAGGCCTAAGTTGATAcacagtagcagaataaagaaatacaaatagtgaaataaataatttgaaaaaaaagatttctgaagGTAACGAGGCTTCAAGGAGGTGATGAAAACATTGGTGTGGTAAAGGTGAGAAAGATCTGAAGGCCCCTGGCTTTCACAAAACTATTCAATCAGAATATGCAAGGATGAGTATGCTGATCAGATTCAGGAATTACGTAAGAGAGAGAGCGCTAAGAACAGGTAATTAAAATGaggtatttcaaatattttctacttcAGTAATAAGCTTTAGTTAGCACACAAGTTAATCCAACAATCCTAAGAATAAATAGCTTACAGGGCAGTACAGCATCCCGCTGTGGCAAAATAATCACTTTACGCTAattgttaaagaagaaaaaagaacaagaagtaaTCCTTTAATTGTTAGCAACTGTTTCTGATCTCTAGCATTATGATGAAGGGGGAGATTTATATCTAGGGGTATAAATAGATAACTATTATCTATGGAGATCAAAGTAAGAATCAAATTTCTGAATCCACCTAATTCCACTGGTGTCTTTAGAGTGCCTCCCATTTTTTATGGTTAACAGTTTTCAGGAAGAAGTTCTAATTACCCAAAGGAATATGAATTAGAATTTGTTTTTCCTACCTTAATAGGAAATAGGGAGAAAGAATTATTCCCTACATGAACAAGGAAGAACCAGGCATCAGGTTTATAAGGTTGTGAACTCAGATCGTTAACGTGGGGAAGACAGGTGGAAATGATTACCCAGGGACCGAGAACTCACCTTCTAGAAAAGCAAATTCATCCACAGCTTCTATTGCATTATCTGAAACACAAGATAAAGGCCTACTGACTAACTCTGGTCACTTGGGCATCAACCTCTTCTAAAAGCACAACCCACACAGTGAAGGCATGAGGCTTTACACAAGGGAAGGCATTTATAAAATTTATCCCTTGCTATTTTGAGATCCACATCTACTCCACCACCAAATCTTACATATCAGCTGTCTCTCCACAAGAGTTAAAAATCTGGGTAAATACCGTTCACTGCGAGGAATCTCTTTGCTCTAAGAGTCATCAGAAGAGTTTCTgaagattatatatataacatacaaggAAAGTAAGATTATGGTATATGAAAGCTTATACATATGCAAGGGTTACCAGCTAGAAAGTAGTCAGAAATCAAAACTactttcggggggggggggggggcgggtcaAGCCTGGTACAACAAGGCAGAAGGCATAAAGGGGTCCAGTTAACTCTGGCAACACCTAGAACTCCTCTCGTTCACCGCCCTAGCACGTCTCCAGCCACCCAAAGCACAGAGATTCAAAAGGCAGGATTTTTCTGGCACTGAGGCAGTCCAACAGAAAGCATCGTTTAAAGAGACCTGGGGCACCTCTCCCCTTCCAGTGCTGCCTTCTCAACCAGTCTAAGAGAAAGCCTCACCCAGCCCTCCCTTGTCTGCCCCCAGATGCAAGATACCAGTGACACGCTACCCAGATCTCTCCTCTGAAGGGTCTTCCTCTTCCCTTGTTGAGCACAACAGTAGGCATCTTTTGCAATGGTCTCCACAAACAGTTCCTGTGAAGAAAACAAGCCGGGggacaaaaagtaaaaattctaataaacaaaccaaaattgaaaaattaaaaaaaagaaaaagaaagaaacaaagagcagaGTTGTATCGATGAGTTTCAGCACTATTCTTGTGCGTGCTTCGGTTTGAGTGCGGCGCCAGAGGTGAAAGGGGGCTTGGATGCAGCGGGACGCTCCCGGGAAGGCTGCACTGGACTTCATGAAGGTCTAGTGTCCTTCCCCCTCCCGCAGTGGCCCATGACAcatccgtccctccctcccttttaaaTCCACCCCGCTCACGTACCTGCGACTCCTACAAGTTCTGTTAGTCTAGAGATGCAAATTAAAGTCGTGTCCCCGCCCTCATGAAGAGGCAGGTGAGTTAACAAACCAATGCTACAGTTCAACGTGAtcctttttctgtcttcccttcctATACTCACATCTCAGAATCCGGCCCCAACACCTCTCTTACCTACTTCACCGCcgctacccaccccacccccgcctgggtCCTCAGCACACCCCGCCCCAGACCCAACTCTTCCTCCGGCGCTCCCCAGACCTGGCCCGGGACGCCGctaggccccgcccccgccacgCCCCCCTCCCTCCTCGGGCCCCGGCGCTCCACGCCCTACCGCGGCTCGTGCCAGAATGAAGATGGCTTCCTGTCCCGCGAGCGTCACGTCGGGGTCCGCCTTCACCAAGGCCTTCACTCGCGCCAGAGGCAGCCTCGAGAGACGAGCCCCGGGCACACTCGTCGGGGCTTGAGGCTGCGGGGCCGCCGCGTCCCCacctggcccctcctcctcccggggAGCCCCGCTTCCAACCGCTGCCGCCATCCCGGCCCCGAGCGTGCTGCGCGCGGCCGCCGACTGTGCGCGCGCAGGCGGCGCCGGCCCCTTTCCCGCGCCCGCTGGAGGCCGCGCCCCCAGCGGGCGCCTGGCTCCGCCCCTCACGCGGCGGGGAGCTTCCTGGGAGGGCGGAAGGgcgcggtggggtgggggttggtctgtcttttctgcctctctctgtgcctctggcgTGTGGTGTCTGTCTTGCTGTTCCCGATGACTATCACGCGCTTTCTGTCTAGTTGAGCCCCCTTTTGAGAAACGATTGTAAAAGTAAACACAGTAGTAACAGAAACATATAAAGGAGAAACTTGAACAATTTTATATGCTACTGGAGGAGACAGTAAGTTGGAGCGGTATAATGTGGGAGGGAAGAGGACGCCACTTCCACAATTCTTCCCTTTCTCATGACAAAACCTCATCTATACCAGTTAGGGTCCAGTTAGGAGAAAGATACCACACAGGATTTTAATAGGGAAAGTAATTTGAAAGGCaaagtttaatataaaattaGTAACTGTAACGGGAGTAAAGAGGACTATTAAGGGGTAAAGAGAAGTTTAAAGAATAGAGGATTCTCATGTATATGCccagtgttactgagtccaaacttgttctgctcagcacaggacaggccagtaaattgggaggcgaggtgttggggcaaggaacagcgacttcatttggaaagctggcagaccaagaaggtggccgactaatgtcctggagaaccatcttacccaagtcagatttcaggctcctttcaaactaaaaaggggaaggggtgtggttggttgttgcaaacttcttgctgtaggaattctttgttcttgcagctgtccaggtgggtcggtcatggtgcccctgtaaaacctccaacaaaacaaatgttattttctatgttgcaatttgttgtctttatataagtgcaaaagtgttaatagccttaaaggtcagagccttgagaataggctctcctgtatatttcaggctgtatgcaacattattttacaaaaggtgcagagctagcaagatttaagcctagaaaacagggcacagggttaaaaccaaaggaacagatctaacatggagttagatttgttattttctattacaCCAGGGCTGGGGTGGAAAACTCACGGATGTAATGAACATGGGAGAACACGCCCTCCGGCCAGAACTGAGATCAAGACCTTGGAGAGGGTGCAGCCATTACTCCCTGAGCAGTGAAGTCTTAGAAGTGTGTGCTGGCAAGACTCACTGGCAATTCACCTTCTGGGATGCTTTGGGACGGTGCCTATGAAGAGATGCTTCACACTGCTGGCCAATGTGCACCGCACAAGCTTGTTAAGAAGAAAAAGCACGCTGGAACCAGGAAATGCCCTCTTTATCCTCCAGTGCCCTCTATTGATAAAGCATAACGTCATAATCATCTGGCCAAGGATAAGTATTCTGGTACCACCAGCAAGCAATGAAGGTGGATCTGTAGCTGAGAGGCAATAGGTTGATAATGGCACACCAATCCGGGTTAAATTGAATCTTAATGCCTATTCCACACTGACACCCATGCAGCTCTATgtggacagagaaaacaaaaacaaagtctaCAACAAAAGCCAAAGTGACTACTCTTTCCAGGCTTGTCATCAGTCTCGTGGGGAAATCAGGGCAGCCGGCAATCCCACCACGTTCTACTCAGTTGCGTATTCACCCAGAGGATTGacaccttctccttcctcctcaaaTGTACACCTTCTCCTCAACCCACTGGCTCTCTCTGCTGATGACTTtctatttcacagagaaaatagaagcacTGAGAGTAAGAGTTTCTGCCAACACTCCTCACCGCACCTACACACCTAACATCACTTGCACCCACAGACTCTGCCTTCCCACCAGTGACGGCACTCAAATGTCCGCGCTCCTCTCCAAGGCCATCCCTCCACCTCTCTCCATCAGATTCCCAACACTTCTTGCCTTCAGTTCCTGTCAGGATACGGCTTTAGTTAGGTGGGAAAAAGTAAttagctttatatatattttagaggaggtactggggattgaactctggatgttgtgcatgctaagcatgtgctctaccacttgagctacagcCTACCCCGCTACACAGCTTTCCAAAAAATTTGCTCTTGACCCCACACTTCTGTTCAACTTCTGCCTcatttctttgctcttctttgtAACAAAAGTCTTCTCCAAACTTATGTATATTCAgtgtctccattttttttcttttcactccctCTTGCGTTTACTCCAATGAGATATTTATCACTGCCAGTCAGCATTTTCAAGATCACCAATGACCAGAGCCACCCCTGGTGTGCAGGGACTGGAAAGATACTTTTTTCAGGGCTGTTTTTTCATCTAAACTAtttgattctaaaatatatttcaaaatatatgggCCTGCGTTGAGATTTATCAATGAAGATTGAGGATCATCGGTATCAAAAAGATATTTACATGTTAGTTCATTGCCTCATCGCTGCACTTGAAGATTCTTTATGGAGTCTGAGCACCAACTATTCCTGGTTCGGGTGCAGGAAACATCTTTCCATGATCTTTTGGCTAACGTATCTCTCACCGTTAGAAAATGGTAGCAACGCAACAGCCGTAACAATTGCTCACAATATTATAGTTCTTTGAAACCTGTTTATATTGAAACAGTATGGTTTGggcttgggttttttgtttgttttgcgtGCGTGCTTGCCTCTTCATTTCTCTAATAGCATGTATGTAATG comes from the Camelus dromedarius isolate mCamDro1 chromosome 15, mCamDro1.pat, whole genome shotgun sequence genome and includes:
- the POLE4 gene encoding DNA polymerase epsilon subunit 4 isoform X1; this translates as MAAAVGSGAPREEEGPGGDAAAPQPQAPTSVPGARLSRLPLARVKALVKADPDVTLAGQEAIFILARAAELFVETIAKDAYCCAQQGKRKTLQRRDLDNAIEAVDEFAFLEGTLD
- the POLE4 gene encoding DNA polymerase epsilon subunit 4 isoform X2, whose amino-acid sequence is MAAAVGSGAPREEEGPGGDAAAPQPQAPTSVPGARLSRLPLARVKALVKADPDVTLAGQEAIFILARAAELFVETIAKDAYCCAQQGKRKTLQRRDLGTLD